The following proteins come from a genomic window of Bradyrhizobium paxllaeri:
- a CDS encoding CaiB/BaiF CoA transferase family protein, with protein sequence MTRPFEGVKVLDFTQVLAGPYASYQLALLGADVIKVERREGEDMRRTPLSREWAERGLAPGWQAINGNKRSLTLDLSKPEAIAIVKQLAAQADVVMENFRPGVMDKLGIGYAALSVINPRLIYCAISGFGQTGPARLGAGYDGKIQALSGIMSITGHAETGPTRAGFAVCDVLSGATAAFGVSSALFQRTHTGKGQMVDVSMLEATLAFLSGQVADYSVAGHRQQLSGNQAVSRRPTANLFKAGDGYLLLAVNSEKQYIALMTALGRADALEDPRFADWFARQENEPALRAIIEEALSKKDPREWEKILEAAGAPCASIWKVEEVIDHPQIAARGAIQEIETPYGRLRFAGSGFQLAHGGGRLDRMAPALSAHTEEVLASLGYDTKAIAELRAREVV encoded by the coding sequence TTGACCCGACCGTTCGAAGGCGTGAAGGTCCTCGACTTCACGCAGGTGCTGGCCGGCCCCTACGCGAGCTACCAGCTCGCGCTACTCGGGGCCGACGTCATCAAGGTGGAGCGCCGCGAGGGCGAGGACATGCGCCGCACGCCGCTGAGCCGCGAATGGGCCGAACGAGGCCTCGCGCCGGGATGGCAGGCGATCAACGGCAACAAGCGCAGCCTCACCCTCGATCTCTCGAAGCCGGAGGCAATCGCCATCGTCAAGCAGCTCGCCGCGCAGGCCGACGTGGTGATGGAGAATTTCCGCCCCGGCGTGATGGACAAGCTCGGCATCGGCTACGCCGCGCTCTCGGTGATCAATCCGCGACTGATCTACTGCGCTATTTCGGGTTTCGGCCAGACCGGACCGGCGCGGCTGGGCGCCGGCTATGACGGCAAGATCCAGGCGCTGTCAGGCATCATGTCGATCACGGGCCACGCCGAGACCGGGCCGACGCGCGCGGGCTTTGCGGTCTGCGACGTGCTATCGGGCGCCACCGCAGCCTTCGGCGTGTCGAGCGCGCTGTTCCAGCGCACCCATACCGGCAAGGGGCAAATGGTCGACGTCTCCATGCTGGAGGCGACGCTGGCGTTCCTGTCGGGCCAGGTGGCGGATTACTCGGTCGCCGGCCATCGCCAGCAGCTTTCCGGCAACCAGGCGGTCAGCCGCCGCCCGACCGCAAATCTCTTCAAGGCCGGCGACGGCTACCTGCTGCTCGCGGTCAACAGCGAGAAGCAATACATCGCCTTGATGACCGCGCTTGGCCGCGCCGATGCGCTGGAGGACCCGCGCTTCGCCGACTGGTTCGCCCGCCAGGAGAATGAGCCGGCGCTGCGGGCTATCATCGAGGAGGCGCTCTCGAAGAAGGACCCGCGCGAGTGGGAGAAGATCCTGGAGGCCGCAGGCGCGCCCTGCGCCAGCATCTGGAAGGTCGAGGAAGTGATCGATCACCCGCAGATCGCCGCGCGCGGCGCCATTCAGGAGATCGAGACGCCCTATGGCCGCCTGCGCTTTGCCGGCAGCGGTTTTCAGCTCGCCCATGGCGGCGGCCGGCTCGACCGGATGGCGCCCGCGCTCAGCGCCCATACCGAGGAGGTGCTGGCCTCGCTCGGCTACGATACCAAGGCGATCGCGGAGTTGCGGGCCCGTGAGGTCGTCTAG
- the modA gene encoding molybdate ABC transporter substrate-binding protein produces the protein MNRLASLFLAFAISLAVTASPAAAQEKSLTVFAAASMKNALDEIDAAYTAKTGVKITVSYAASSALARQIEQGAPADVFISADTDWMDYAISKKTINESSRVNLLGNSIVLIAPKDSKVDNVNIGTGFDLAKLAGDGKIATGDVKSVPVGKYAKAALEKLGSWQPAEPKFAMAESVRAALTLVARGEAVLGIVYATDAKIEPGVKIVGTFPADSHPAIIYPVAATTTAKPQASDYLAFLRSTAAKTILEKYGFKFLVSPST, from the coding sequence ATGAATCGTCTTGCCAGCCTTTTCCTGGCCTTCGCCATATCATTGGCAGTCACCGCCTCACCCGCCGCCGCGCAGGAAAAATCCCTGACAGTGTTCGCTGCGGCTTCGATGAAGAATGCGCTCGACGAGATCGACGCCGCCTATACTGCAAAGACGGGCGTCAAGATCACCGTCAGCTACGCCGCCAGTTCGGCGCTTGCCCGGCAGATCGAACAGGGTGCACCGGCCGACGTGTTCATCTCTGCCGACACCGACTGGATGGACTACGCGATCTCTAAGAAGACCATCAATGAGTCGAGCCGTGTCAATCTGCTCGGCAACAGCATCGTGCTGATCGCGCCGAAGGACTCCAAGGTCGACAATGTGAACATCGGCACCGGCTTCGACCTCGCCAAGCTTGCCGGCGACGGCAAGATCGCTACGGGCGATGTGAAATCCGTGCCCGTCGGCAAGTATGCCAAGGCCGCACTGGAGAAGCTGGGTTCATGGCAGCCGGCCGAACCAAAATTCGCCATGGCCGAGAGCGTGCGCGCCGCGCTGACGCTGGTGGCGCGCGGCGAAGCCGTTCTCGGCATCGTCTATGCCACCGACGCCAAGATCGAGCCCGGCGTCAAGATCGTCGGCACCTTCCCGGCCGATTCCCATCCCGCGATCATCTATCCGGTGGCGGCGACGACGACCGCGAAACCGCAAGCCTCTGACTATCTCGCCTTCCTGCGCTCAACGGCGGCGAAGACCATCCTTGAAAAATACGGCTTCAAATTCCTTGTCAGCCCGTCAACCTGA
- the ilvD gene encoding dihydroxy-acid dehydratase, with product MPAYRSRTTTHGRNMAGARGLWRATGMKNEDFGKPIIAVVNSFTQFVPGHVHLKDLGQLVAREIEKAGGVAKEFNTIAVDDGIAMGHDGMLYSLPSREIIADSVEYMVNAHCADAMVCISNCDKITPGMLMAALRINIPTVFVSGGPMESGKVNLKGKIRAVDLIDAMVAAADSNVSDADVEVIERSACPTCGSCSGMFTANSMNCLTEALGLALPGNGSILATHADRKGLFVEAGHLIVDLARRYYEQDDDTALPRTIANFKAFENAMTLDIAMGGSTNTVLHLLAAAYEGKVPFTMQDIDRLSRRVPVLCKVAPSVADVHLEDVHRAGGVMAILGELDRAGLLNRGLPMVHAKTLEDALGRWDIVRTKSESVRKFFTAAPGNVPTQVAFSQERRFEELDTDRAEGCIRDAEHAFSKDGGLAVLSGNLALDGCIVKTAGVDESILKFEGPARIFESQDAAVEGILGGKIKPGDVVVVRYEGPRGGPGMQEMLYPTSYLKSKGLGKVCALVTDGRFSGGSSGLSIGHLSPEAAEGGLIGLVEDGDLIKIDIPARSISLVVDDATLAKRRDAMLARGADAWKPAQKRKRNVTMALKAYAALTTSAARGAVRIVPE from the coding sequence ATGCCCGCCTACCGCTCCCGAACCACGACCCACGGCCGCAACATGGCGGGCGCCCGCGGCCTCTGGCGCGCCACCGGCATGAAGAACGAGGACTTTGGCAAGCCGATCATCGCCGTGGTCAATTCCTTCACCCAGTTCGTGCCCGGCCACGTGCACTTGAAGGACCTCGGCCAGCTCGTTGCGCGCGAGATCGAGAAGGCCGGCGGCGTCGCGAAAGAGTTCAACACCATCGCGGTCGATGACGGCATAGCCATGGGCCATGACGGCATGCTCTACAGCCTGCCGTCGCGCGAGATCATCGCCGACAGCGTCGAGTACATGGTCAACGCCCATTGCGCCGACGCCATGGTCTGCATCTCCAACTGCGACAAGATCACGCCCGGCATGCTGATGGCCGCGCTGCGCATCAACATCCCGACCGTGTTCGTCTCGGGCGGCCCGATGGAGTCGGGCAAGGTCAATCTCAAGGGAAAAATCCGCGCGGTCGATCTGATCGACGCCATGGTCGCCGCCGCCGACAGCAACGTCAGCGACGCCGATGTGGAAGTGATCGAACGCTCGGCGTGCCCGACCTGCGGTTCGTGCTCGGGCATGTTCACCGCCAATTCCATGAATTGCTTGACCGAAGCGCTGGGGCTGGCGCTGCCTGGCAACGGCTCGATCCTGGCGACGCACGCCGACCGCAAGGGTTTGTTCGTCGAGGCCGGCCACCTGATCGTCGACCTTGCGCGGCGCTATTACGAGCAGGACGACGACACCGCGCTGCCGCGCACGATTGCCAACTTCAAGGCGTTCGAGAACGCGATGACGCTCGATATCGCGATGGGTGGCTCGACCAATACCGTGCTGCATCTGCTGGCTGCCGCCTATGAAGGCAAGGTGCCGTTCACGATGCAGGACATCGACCGGCTGTCGCGGCGGGTGCCTGTGCTCTGCAAGGTGGCGCCGTCGGTGGCGGACGTGCATCTGGAAGACGTGCACCGCGCCGGCGGCGTGATGGCCATTCTCGGCGAGCTCGACCGCGCCGGGCTGTTGAACCGCGGCCTCCCGATGGTTCACGCCAAGACGCTCGAGGACGCACTCGGCCGCTGGGATATCGTGCGCACCAAGAGTGAAAGCGTGCGGAAATTCTTCACGGCGGCGCCGGGCAATGTGCCGACGCAAGTCGCGTTCAGCCAGGAGCGCCGGTTCGAGGAGCTCGACACCGACCGCGCCGAGGGGTGCATCCGCGACGCCGAGCATGCATTCTCCAAGGACGGCGGCCTCGCGGTGCTGTCAGGCAATCTCGCGCTCGACGGCTGCATCGTGAAGACCGCCGGCGTCGACGAGAGCATCTTGAAGTTCGAGGGACCGGCGCGGATTTTCGAAAGCCAGGACGCCGCGGTCGAAGGCATTCTGGGCGGCAAGATCAAGCCCGGCGATGTCGTCGTGGTGCGTTACGAAGGCCCGCGCGGCGGCCCCGGTATGCAGGAGATGCTTTATCCGACCAGCTACCTGAAATCGAAGGGACTCGGCAAGGTCTGCGCGCTGGTCACCGATGGCCGCTTCTCGGGCGGCTCGTCAGGCCTGTCGATCGGGCATCTCTCGCCGGAAGCCGCCGAAGGCGGTCTGATCGGCCTCGTCGAGGATGGCGATCTCATCAAGATCGATATTCCCGCGCGTTCGATCAGCTTGGTCGTGGATGATGCCACGCTGGCGAAGCGCCGCGACGCCATGCTGGCCCGTGGAGCGGATGCCTGGAAGCCGGCCCAGAAACGCAAGCGCAACGTGACGATGGCGCTGAAGGCCTACGCGGCGCTGACGACAAGCGCCGCCCGCGGTGCTGTCCGCATCGTGCCGGAGTAA
- a CDS encoding helix-turn-helix domain-containing protein — translation MPTIWRNYLAADGQMGRQNACSLEDQFSIEGAWASRSHQPMRAVRLPSFQAVRAAIVASLRHGDATLDGTARALKISGRTLQRHLGRLGTSHSEMLAGIRLKIACRLLVDSSKPLSDIAKFLGYSNASSFSRSFARLMKIQPVVYRRQQRDGKRDPARPRGQPHAIGR, via the coding sequence TTGCCGACCATCTGGCGAAATTATTTGGCGGCTGATGGCCAGATGGGCCGTCAAAATGCCTGTAGCCTTGAAGATCAGTTTTCTATTGAGGGAGCATGGGCTTCACGCTCACACCAACCGATGAGAGCTGTCCGTTTGCCTTCATTCCAGGCGGTCCGCGCGGCCATTGTCGCATCGCTGCGGCACGGTGACGCAACCCTCGATGGCACGGCCCGTGCGCTCAAAATCAGCGGGCGTACGCTGCAGCGTCATCTCGGGCGCCTGGGCACGAGTCACAGCGAAATGCTCGCAGGGATACGCCTGAAAATTGCGTGCCGGCTGCTCGTCGATTCGAGCAAGCCCTTGTCGGATATCGCCAAATTCCTCGGCTACAGCAACGCAAGCAGCTTCAGCCGTTCGTTCGCGCGCCTGATGAAAATTCAACCCGTTGTTTACCGGCGGCAACAACGTGACGGCAAGCGCGATCCCGCACGTCCCCGCGGACAGCCTCACGCGATTGGCCGCTGA
- a CDS encoding Spy/CpxP family protein refolding chaperone produces MKIWPVIASIAFVTSVHAQTPYAGMQTRSIKALSEQQIADLGAGRGMGLALAAELNGYPGPLHVLELADKLELSAEQRAGMQRLFDSMKAEAMPLGARLIEQEAELDKQFATRTVTPESLKASTAAVAATQGMLRETHLKYHLSTARILTPSQMTKYAELRGYGSGGHKRHHHH; encoded by the coding sequence ATGAAGATCTGGCCCGTGATCGCATCCATCGCTTTCGTCACCAGCGTGCATGCACAAACCCCCTACGCGGGGATGCAGACGCGCTCGATCAAGGCGCTGTCCGAGCAGCAGATTGCCGACCTCGGCGCCGGCCGCGGAATGGGCCTGGCGCTCGCGGCCGAACTCAACGGCTATCCGGGGCCGTTGCATGTGCTCGAACTCGCCGACAAGCTCGAACTCTCCGCCGAGCAACGCGCCGGCATGCAGCGCCTGTTCGATTCCATGAAGGCCGAGGCGATGCCGCTCGGCGCCAGGCTGATCGAGCAGGAAGCCGAACTGGACAAGCAGTTTGCGACCCGCACCGTCACGCCGGAAAGCCTGAAGGCGTCCACCGCGGCCGTCGCCGCCACGCAGGGCATGCTGCGCGAGACCCATCTGAAATATCATTTGTCCACGGCGCGCATTTTGACCCCGTCGCAGATGACGAAGTATGCGGAGCTGCGTGGCTACGGCAGCGGCGGCCACAAGCGACACCATCATCATTAA
- a CDS encoding helix-turn-helix domain-containing protein, with product MAKIHLTRCQHLSPFVDILNGLGAPTASLLGKFRLPTSLEGKANHYVPIFSAIEFAEFACRSQGIEDFGFHASRQLHFGHLSEKTRNLIGLSPTLLVALQQTCKWASLEDSNLSNWLERHDDHVRICSRLAGSKGLLHLEHSQWLQNIFPIYIVRQFAGPDWAPATIAFEARYTPSPACQSFWPRSRFLSGQKASWIDVPISLLALPNRANEDIPRLEDDEVAQSDFDIIETLKLMLPSYLDERAPVLAEIAEMAGLSTRSFQRKLSVAGLTYSDLLDTVRFENASKLLREKDSKIIEVAFASGYADPAHFTRAFRRIAGVTPRQFREQWRPQ from the coding sequence ATGGCAAAGATTCATCTAACGCGTTGCCAACACCTTAGTCCCTTCGTCGACATCTTGAATGGCCTTGGAGCACCAACGGCGTCGCTGCTGGGAAAGTTTCGCCTTCCGACGTCGTTGGAAGGAAAAGCAAACCATTATGTCCCGATCTTTTCCGCGATCGAATTCGCGGAATTTGCGTGCCGATCGCAAGGCATCGAGGATTTCGGATTCCACGCTTCTCGACAGCTGCATTTCGGTCACCTGAGCGAAAAGACCCGCAATCTAATCGGCCTTTCCCCGACACTGCTCGTAGCACTGCAGCAGACCTGCAAGTGGGCATCGCTCGAAGATTCGAACTTGAGCAACTGGCTCGAGCGACACGACGATCACGTGAGAATTTGCAGCAGGCTAGCTGGAAGCAAAGGGTTACTGCATCTCGAGCATTCACAGTGGCTTCAGAACATCTTCCCGATATACATCGTCCGGCAATTCGCCGGCCCCGACTGGGCTCCGGCAACTATCGCGTTTGAAGCGCGCTACACGCCGAGCCCTGCCTGTCAGTCATTCTGGCCACGTTCACGGTTCCTGTCGGGCCAGAAGGCGTCATGGATCGACGTGCCGATATCGTTGCTCGCCCTTCCCAACCGCGCGAACGAGGATATTCCTCGTCTGGAGGACGACGAGGTCGCCCAATCCGACTTCGATATCATCGAAACGCTAAAGTTGATGTTGCCGTCGTACCTGGACGAACGAGCTCCGGTTCTCGCCGAAATCGCAGAAATGGCAGGCCTCAGTACGCGAAGCTTTCAACGCAAGCTCTCTGTCGCCGGCCTTACATATTCAGACCTGCTCGATACCGTCCGGTTTGAGAACGCCAGCAAGCTGTTGAGAGAGAAGGATTCCAAGATTATCGAAGTCGCATTCGCCTCGGGCTACGCGGATCCTGCGCACTTTACCCGCGCCTTCCGCAGGATTGCCGGTGTTACGCCGCGGCAATTTCGCGAGCAATGGCGACCTCAATAA
- a CDS encoding DUF2865 domain-containing protein has translation MDQALRTELSFQRKLRRMLVATAIAGPVALAPETSSAENLLDFLFGGGPKQQQQNSFFGNIFNNNPQLTPPRPVAASTGPAFCVRSCDGKYFPLMRGAAPPAQLCQAFCPASPTKIFFGSNIDSAYAATGERYADSENAFAYRKALRADCTCNGQNPAGLAPVDLALDGSLRSGDVLATAGGNVAYSSMPAGNDQARISRR, from the coding sequence ATGGATCAAGCGTTGCGAACCGAATTGTCCTTTCAGCGCAAGCTGCGCCGCATGCTTGTTGCTACCGCTATCGCGGGCCCCGTGGCGCTGGCGCCGGAAACGAGCTCGGCCGAAAACTTGCTTGATTTCCTTTTCGGCGGCGGCCCGAAGCAGCAACAGCAGAACTCGTTCTTCGGCAACATTTTCAACAACAATCCGCAACTAACGCCGCCGCGACCGGTCGCTGCAAGCACGGGACCTGCCTTCTGCGTGCGCAGTTGCGACGGCAAGTATTTTCCGCTGATGCGCGGCGCGGCCCCGCCGGCGCAGTTGTGCCAGGCCTTCTGCCCGGCAAGCCCGACCAAAATTTTCTTCGGCTCCAACATCGACAGCGCCTATGCCGCAACCGGCGAACGCTACGCCGACAGCGAAAACGCCTTTGCCTATCGGAAGGCGCTGCGCGCCGATTGCACCTGCAACGGCCAAAATCCAGCCGGCCTTGCGCCAGTCGATCTCGCGCTGGACGGCTCGCTGCGCTCGGGCGACGTGCTCGCTACCGCCGGCGGAAACGTCGCCTATTCCAGCATGCCCGCCGGCAACGACCAGGCCCGGATTTCACGCCGGTAG
- a CDS encoding DUF1254 domain-containing protein, giving the protein MNFTRRSLAFGGMGLLAGAAAARSALAQDSFLGVGQGLEDFWLASDAYVFGYPLVTMEMTRRIITNVAEPAGTRGPMGHIIKLRQYPDASFRDVTAPNADTLYTTAFFDVGKEPWVLSIPDMKGRYFLMPMLDGWTTVFQVPGKRTTGTGAQTYAITGPRWSGTLPDGVKQYKSQTNIVWLLGRIYCTGTPEDYAAVHKLQDECKLVPLSAYGQPYTPPAGKVDPSIDMKTAVREQVNRMDAVSYFKLLCELMKANPPYAADAPQLARFARIGIVPGQDFDESKLKADFLKRVPELSFDRIMLQFKINKAITDENGFAFTTKTGIYGTDYPMRALITAIGLGANRPQDAVYPTSQKDAHGDKYNGAHKYVMRFPKGQLPPVEGFWSLTMYDSGYFFVNNPLNRYSISARQDLKENPDGSTDLYIQKDSPGKDKEANWLPAPAGDFILMLRMYWPQETDPSIINGTWKIPAAVKVAA; this is encoded by the coding sequence ATGAACTTCACACGTCGATCCCTTGCTTTTGGTGGAATGGGACTGCTGGCAGGAGCGGCCGCAGCACGATCGGCTCTTGCTCAAGATTCCTTCCTCGGGGTCGGTCAGGGCCTGGAGGATTTCTGGCTCGCAAGCGACGCCTACGTCTTCGGCTATCCGCTGGTGACGATGGAGATGACCCGCCGGATCATCACCAACGTCGCCGAACCAGCTGGGACGCGCGGGCCAATGGGCCACATCATCAAGCTGCGCCAATATCCCGACGCCTCGTTCAGGGACGTCACGGCGCCAAACGCCGACACTCTCTACACTACCGCCTTTTTCGATGTTGGGAAGGAGCCATGGGTCCTCAGCATTCCCGACATGAAGGGGCGCTATTTCCTGATGCCGATGCTGGACGGCTGGACGACGGTGTTCCAGGTCCCCGGCAAGCGTACGACCGGCACCGGCGCACAGACCTACGCGATCACCGGCCCGCGGTGGAGCGGTACGCTGCCGGATGGCGTGAAGCAGTACAAGTCGCAGACCAACATCGTATGGCTGCTCGGCCGCATCTATTGTACCGGCACGCCGGAAGACTATGCCGCCGTGCACAAGCTGCAGGACGAGTGCAAGCTCGTGCCGTTGAGTGCCTACGGCCAGCCGTACACACCACCTGCGGGAAAGGTCGATCCGTCGATCGACATGAAGACCGCCGTCCGCGAGCAGGTCAATCGCATGGACGCGGTGTCGTATTTCAAGCTGCTGTGCGAACTCATGAAGGCCAATCCGCCTTACGCGGCGGACGCGCCGCAGCTCGCCAGATTTGCCCGTATCGGCATCGTCCCCGGACAGGATTTTGACGAGAGCAAGCTGAAGGCGGATTTCCTGAAGCGCGTACCTGAGCTTTCGTTCGATCGCATCATGCTTCAGTTCAAGATCAACAAGGCGATCACCGACGAGAACGGTTTTGCCTTCACCACCAAGACCGGCATCTATGGCACCGACTATCCGATGCGAGCTCTGATAACCGCGATCGGGCTCGGCGCCAACCGTCCGCAGGATGCGGTGTATCCGACCTCGCAAAAGGATGCGCACGGCGACAAGTACAACGGCGCGCACAAATACGTCATGCGGTTTCCCAAGGGGCAGTTGCCCCCGGTCGAGGGATTCTGGTCACTCACGATGTACGACAGCGGCTACTTCTTCGTGAACAATCCGCTCAACCGCTACTCGATCAGCGCGCGGCAGGACCTGAAGGAAAATCCGGACGGTTCAACCGATCTCTACATCCAGAAGGACTCGCCCGGCAAAGACAAGGAGGCGAATTGGCTTCCGGCGCCGGCGGGAGATTTCATACTGATGCTGCGCATGTACTGGCCTCAGGAAACGGACCCGTCGATCATCAACGGCACATGGAAAATTCCTGCCGCCGTGAAGGTCGCGGCCTGA
- the modC gene encoding molybdenum ABC transporter ATP-binding protein, translated as MLRVDVTKQLGEFSLEASFESQGRVTGLFGASGAGKTSLINMIAGLLRPDRGVIALDGETLDDTSKGIHVPPHRRRIGYVFQDARLFPHLNVRQNLDYGRRMNKLADDSAQRTRITDLLDIGHLLDRRPGQLSGGERQRVALGRALLSKPRLLLLDEPLGSLDEGRKEEILPYLVRLRDEGIPMVYVSHDAAELRQLATQIVMLKRGRVTALGGVKVLG; from the coding sequence ATGCTGCGCGTCGACGTCACCAAGCAGCTCGGCGAATTCTCGCTCGAAGCCTCGTTCGAGAGCCAGGGCCGCGTCACCGGCCTGTTCGGCGCATCCGGCGCCGGCAAGACCTCGCTGATCAACATGATCGCGGGCCTGCTGCGTCCCGATCGCGGCGTCATCGCGCTCGATGGTGAAACACTGGACGATACGTCGAAAGGCATCCATGTGCCGCCGCACCGGCGCCGGATCGGCTACGTGTTTCAGGATGCGCGATTGTTTCCGCATCTTAACGTGCGGCAAAATCTCGACTACGGGCGGCGGATGAACAAGCTCGCCGACGATTCCGCTCAGCGCACGCGCATCACCGACCTGCTCGACATCGGCCATCTGCTCGACCGCCGGCCCGGCCAACTCTCCGGCGGCGAGCGCCAGCGCGTCGCGCTCGGCCGCGCGCTGTTGTCAAAGCCGCGTCTGCTATTGCTGGACGAACCGTTGGGCTCGCTCGACGAAGGCCGCAAGGAGGAGATCCTGCCCTATCTGGTGCGGCTGCGCGACGAAGGCATCCCCATGGTCTATGTCAGCCACGACGCGGCCGAGCTGCGCCAGCTCGCGACGCAGATCGTGATGCTCAAGCGCGGCCGGGTGACCGCGCTCGGCGGCGTCAAGGTGCTGGGGTAG
- the mepA gene encoding penicillin-insensitive murein endopeptidase: MLPRLILIPLLTLIAAAHAASAWAQDKGSVNPKPLPPLSNPNDPNVAAKELFGRKLLPAAMPTRVHGFYAHGCISGAEGLPLNGDNWQVMRLSRNRYWGHPDLVALVKRLAARARRDAGWPGILVGDMSQPRGGPMFTGHASHQVGLDADIWLTPMPNRQLSRNEREEMSAVMMVRSDRLDIDPHAWTPTHLAVIRAAAQEPSVQRIFVNAAIKKALCREAKGNRNWLHKVRPMYGHDYHFHIRIRCPPGAGECDSQPEPNDGEGCSTGDLAYWFSDAVLHPKPPKVPPKPKPPLTMASLPPACKAVLNAPDVKH, from the coding sequence ATGCTCCCTCGCCTGATTCTGATCCCGCTCCTCACCTTGATCGCCGCCGCCCATGCCGCCAGCGCATGGGCGCAGGACAAGGGCTCGGTCAATCCTAAACCGCTGCCGCCGCTCTCCAATCCCAACGATCCCAATGTCGCCGCCAAGGAACTGTTCGGCCGCAAGCTGCTGCCGGCGGCGATGCCGACGCGGGTGCACGGATTCTACGCCCATGGTTGCATTTCGGGCGCGGAAGGGCTGCCGCTCAATGGAGACAATTGGCAGGTGATGCGGCTGTCGCGCAATCGTTACTGGGGCCATCCGGATCTGGTCGCGCTGGTGAAACGGCTGGCAGCAAGAGCACGCCGGGATGCGGGCTGGCCCGGCATATTGGTCGGCGACATGTCGCAGCCGCGCGGCGGGCCGATGTTTACCGGGCATGCCAGCCATCAGGTGGGGCTGGATGCCGACATCTGGCTGACACCGATGCCGAACCGGCAACTATCGCGTAACGAGCGCGAGGAAATGTCGGCGGTGATGATGGTGCGCAGCGATCGGCTCGATATCGATCCGCACGCCTGGACGCCGACGCATCTTGCCGTCATCCGCGCCGCCGCGCAGGAGCCCAGCGTGCAGCGCATCTTCGTCAATGCCGCGATCAAGAAGGCGCTGTGCCGCGAGGCCAAGGGCAACCGCAACTGGCTGCACAAGGTGCGCCCGATGTACGGCCACGACTATCACTTCCACATCCGCATCAGATGCCCGCCCGGCGCCGGCGAATGCGACAGCCAGCCAGAGCCCAACGACGGCGAAGGCTGCAGCACGGGCGATCTCGCCTACTGGTTCAGCGATGCGGTGCTGCATCCGAAGCCGCCCAAGGTGCCGCCAAAGCCGAAACCGCCGCTGACAATGGCGTCGCTGCCGCCCGCCTGCAAGGCAGTGCTGAACGCGCCCGATGTGAAGCACTGA
- the modB gene encoding molybdate ABC transporter permease subunit, which translates to MFEISPAEWTAILLSLRVAIIATLVATPFGVALAWLLARREFWGKSILDALVHLPLVLPPVVTGYLLLLTFGRRGLVGAWLADNLGIVFAFRWTGAALACGIMSFPLLVRPIRLSIEAIDRRLEQASSTLGAAPWQVFATVTLPLALPGVLAGMVLGFAKAIGEFGATITFVSNIPGETQTISSAIYSLIQTPDGDAAAGRLVVVSTVIAMGALIASEWFARRATKRLHGN; encoded by the coding sequence ATGTTCGAGATCTCGCCTGCCGAATGGACTGCCATCCTGCTGTCGCTGCGGGTCGCCATCATCGCGACGCTGGTGGCGACCCCGTTCGGCGTGGCGCTGGCGTGGCTATTGGCGCGGCGTGAGTTCTGGGGCAAATCGATCCTTGATGCGCTTGTCCATTTACCGCTGGTGCTGCCGCCGGTCGTCACCGGCTACCTGCTGCTGCTGACTTTCGGCCGCCGCGGCCTGGTTGGCGCGTGGCTTGCCGATAACCTCGGAATCGTGTTCGCGTTTCGCTGGACCGGAGCTGCGCTTGCCTGCGGCATCATGTCGTTTCCGTTGCTGGTGCGGCCGATCCGTCTTTCGATCGAGGCGATCGATCGCCGTCTGGAGCAGGCGTCGAGCACACTCGGTGCCGCGCCGTGGCAGGTGTTCGCCACCGTGACTCTGCCGCTGGCGTTGCCGGGCGTGCTCGCGGGTATGGTGCTCGGCTTTGCCAAGGCGATCGGCGAGTTCGGCGCCACCATTACCTTCGTCTCCAACATCCCCGGCGAGACCCAGACCATTTCGTCGGCGATCTATTCGCTGATCCAGACGCCGGATGGCGACGCCGCGGCAGGACGGCTGGTCGTCGTCTCTACCGTGATCGCAATGGGCGCTTTGATCGCATCCGAATGGTTCGCCCGGCGCGCCACCAAACGCCTGCACGGGAACTGA